A segment of the Delphinus delphis chromosome 20, mDelDel1.2, whole genome shotgun sequence genome:
GTCCGGGCGCCCGGCCCTCTCCACCCTCGGTCTTGGGCCCCAGCTCTGCTCACGGCAGCCGCGATCCCTTCCCTCCTGCGGCCCCAGCTGGCTCCCGTGACTAGAGACCCCAGTTCCTCTCTCACATCCTGTCCGGAGACGGCTCCTCGACTCCAGGAATATCCAACCCCGCCCCCCAGCTGCAGGGCACACCCCGGGCCCTGGGCCCAGCCTGAGTGttggtctctgcctctctctagaaacttgtgtctttttttttttttttttctctctctgttgctTTTCTTATCTTGAGGGTGTCAGCCACCCAGCAAATTCATGACGAAGTTGGGAATCAACATTATCGGAGTCCCAAACTGGGAGGTCTGTGTGCGTCCCCTTCTTAGGTCGCTGCCTATCCCCACCACCCCCAACGCCCTTCACTAGCTCCTGCTGTGATAAAAGTCCTCCAGATACTTCCACACTTCCTCCTTCCAACCCCTCCCCCAAGGGGCCCCTTAAAGTGCGCCTGCAGTTCTTTAATATCTTCTGATATGACCTCAATAACGCACAGACCCAGTATACTCTATCATGCTTCGGGGCACCCTCCAACCACCCACCGGCAGCCCACACTCCTGCTATAATGCtcccattcatttgttttactgtGGTAAAGTGCACAAAACAAAGGAGTTACTATTGGTTACATTTCgtgcattcacaatgttgtgcaaccatcaccgctatctagttccagaactttttcatcaccccaaaggggACCCTAGAGACGTTAAGGGGCCcctgctccccccagcccctggcaaccacaaatttactttctctctctatggattttgcctattctggacgttTCAGATGAATGGAATCCTACAATATTGTggcattttgtgtctggcttttcatTTAGcatactgtttttgtttgtttttggtcgcgctgcacggcttgtggaaGATCTCAGTGaaagcacggagccctaaccactggatggccagggaatgcCCCAGAAGAttgttttcaagatttatccaCATGGTAGCCTGTATCAGGACTTCGTTCCTTCTTATGGggggatagtttttttttttttttttgaattttactttattttttatacagcaggttcttattagttacctattttgtatatattagtgtatatatgtcaatcccaatctcccaattcatcaggTGGATAGTATTCTATTGTAGGGACTGAccacatttcattcattcattcatcaactgacggacatttaggttgtttccactgtttggctattgtgaataatgctgctgtgaacatttgtgtacaagttttttgttttgttttgtttttgcatagctgtattcaattcttttgggtatatacccaggagtggacttGCTAGGTGGTCATAtgatgtattagtcagggttttctGGAGGAACAGAATcaacaggatatatatatatatatatatatatatatatatacacatatataaagagaCTTGGTATAAGGAATTGGCGCACGTGATTGTGGAGACTTGGTGAGTTCAAAATCTGATAGGGATGGCCGGCAGGCTGGGGACTCTGGAAAGAGTTACATTTCAAGTCTAAAGGCAGGCAGTCTGGAAAACCAAGAAGAGTTCATCTTGCAGATGAaatccaaaggcagtctgctctCAGTGTTCCCCTTTgcttgctggggggaggggagttttccaccttcaactgattggatgaggcccacccacattttGAAGAGTGGTCGGCTTTACTCAGAGCCCGCTGATTTCTGTGTAAATCTCATcccaaacaccctcacagaaacatccagagtaATGTTGGACCAAACAACCGGGCACTGTGGCCCAGCCACGTTGACACATGGGTTAAACGATGACAGATGGTAAATCTATGTTCAACTAAGTGAGGGACCTCTGTTCATTTCATGACTCTCCCTGGGTCCTGCTAGAATATCCACTAAGATCCACCCTGATGCTGAAGGATCCCGCTTTCATGTCCCATGAGTCCTAAAATACCTTGGGGAACTTGCCATGCCCAACCGTCACCTCTACGTCCCTTGGGATCCAGCTGTCTCCGGAGCACCATTCCAGCCCCTGGGCTCTCATTTTAAAGGCCCTCAGGACCCTACTCTGATGTTCCTTGGACCGCttcgccaccagagaagtccctggttatccattttaaataaagcagTGTGTACATTTCAATCCCACACTCCCTAActgtcccttccccccacccttcccccctggtaacctaagtctgtgagtctgattctgttttgtaaataagttcacttgtatcatttatttttagattctgccTGTAAGAGATATCAtaccatatttctctttctctgtctgacttacttcactcagtatgacaatctctaggtccatccatgttgcatgtggcattatttcattctttttaacggctgtgtaatattccattgtatatatgtaccgcatcttctttaaccattcctctgttaatggacataACTAATTTTAACGCTGGTGTCCCTGGAGTTCTCCTGGACCATCACCAGAGGCCACTACCATGCCCCTGGGTCTCTGAAAATCTCAGGCTCCCACCCCCAAGCTCCTTGGGTCCCAGATAGTATCCTGAGACCCAGTGATAGAGTCTTCAGGAGGCTACACCAACATCCCACAGAGTTGGCCACGCCATCCCTGAATCCTGCTAAATCAGTCCTGAGCCCTCGCAGAACAATTGCTGTGACCCACTCAGGAACGGCCACAAAGTGCCCTCAGCCCCAGGCTCGCTCCCTGCTGCCGAACCTGAGCGAATCCTTCAGGTTCTGTCAGAAAGCGGAGCGGGGCTccccaggcccactcctgggTTCTCTCTATTACTATCTCTCACCAGGCCCTGCCCTATCCAGAACCTCCCCATGAAAGACAGATAGACACAgagagatggatagataggtaggtaggtaaggaggtagatagatgatagatagaaaaATAGGCAGATAGGTTGGTAGGCAGGCAGTCAGGCGGACAGACAGACCGACGGACAGATGGATGCTAGAAAAATAGAGACAGACGGACAAAACAGACGGACAAATAGGTAGGTAGGCaggtagacagatagacagacagatagaaaaatagaaacagggacttccctggtggtgcagtggttaagaatccgcccaacaatgcaggggacacgggttccatccctggtccgggaagattccacatgctgtggagcaaataagcccgtgggccacaactactgagcccacgtgccacaactactgaagcccacatacatagagcccgtgctccgcaacaagagaagccaccgcaatgagaagcctgtgcacctcaatgaagagtagcccccctctccgcaactagagaaagtccaggcacagcaacaaagacccaatgccaccaaaaaaaaaaaaaaaaaaaaagaaaagaaaagaaaaacagaaacaattagATAGACAGACTCTCTAGGACATTCTATAACATCCCTACCAGGCAAGAAACTTTCCGCATTTCCCAGGAACTTGCTGTTGTGGCCCCTCTTCCAGCTGGATTGCTGCTCCCTCATCCTGAGACCCCAGTAAAAAAGGAccctcagggaattccctggcagtccagtggttaggactctgcgctttcactgccgtggcccggggtggatccctggttggggaatcccacaagctgcctggTGCGacctaagaataaaaaaaaggacttccctggtggcgcggtggttaagaatccccctgccaatgcaggcgacacgggtttgagccctggtgcaggaagatcctacatgccgcggagcaactaagcctgtgtgccacagctactgagcctgcgctatacagcccgcaagccacaactactgagcccgtgctctgcaacaggagaagccaccgcagtgagagtagcccccgctcaccacaactagagaaagcctgtgcgcagcaacgaagacccaatgcagccaaaagtaaataaataaataaataaaattaaaaataaataaataaaatgaaaatttaaaaatagtttttaaaaaaagggcccTCAGGTCCTGCTACACGCTCTGTGTATCCCCTTTTGATACCCTGAGTCCTACTCCAATGGCTCACACAGCCTGTAGGATTCTCCTCTATTGCCTAGGACCCTAAAATAATGCCACCAGAGCCCTGATGACAAGCCCTTGGGTTCCTGTCACTATGCTCCCAGGACCCAAGTACATTGCCCCTGGGGGCCTTGCCAGTGGTCCCAGGTCCATCTGTGATGCTCACATCCCTCTGCAGCTCCTGCTTTACCCAGCCCTGGGTAGTTCCTCTAGGTGTCCTCAATTCTACTACAATGTCCCATTGGTGTCACTTCAACACCTCTCAGGACCCCTAATCTACCTGTCCTGCCAAAAAGTCCTTTGGTTCCTGTTAACACGTCCCCAGGATCCTGCAATACTCCCACTGCATGCTCAGAAGGTCCCCTGGATCCTGCTAAAATATGTCTAGTCTTCCCTCATGTGGCCTTGAGGGTCACCAAAATGAACTTGGGGTGTCCTCTCTAAGCCCTAGGGGCCCTGCCAGGACCCTATTAGAATGCCTCTAGCCTTACCATGAAGTGTGTTTTTTGGGGTCACGCTGTGCAGCATGccagatctcagttccccgaccagggattgaacccatgccccctgcagtggaagcttggagtcctaaccactggaccgccagggaagtcccaccaggAAGTCTTTAGGGTCCTGCTAGAACATACCAAGGGCCTGCTATTCTGTGTTCTATGGCGCTCTGGGAAAATTCCCACAGGCTTTTATCCATGCGTCCTGGGATCCTGCATCAGTGGCCGTCCACAGTGGGTCTAGAATGTTGTATTAGtgtcctatggctgctgtaaccgatcaccacagacttagtggcttaaaataacacaaacatgttcttacagttctggaggtcagacaTCTAAAACGGGTCTGCAAGActattccttctggaggctccagggaagaatccatttctttgccttttccagctgctAGAGGtcgcctgcattccttggcttgtggccccttcctccatcttcaaagccagcaccttctctcctctctgactTCTGTGGTCCTCCTTACAACTCTCTGACTCTgatcctctgcctccctcttataaggacccttgtgatgacattggtcccacctggataatccaagatCATCTCTGCATCctgaatttaatcacatctgcaaagtcccttttatcATACAAGGTCACATAATCACAGGTTTTGGAGGATTAGGGCACAGACATCTTTGAGGGATCCTTATCCAGCCTACCACAGTCAAGGTCATGGAAGGTGCCCTCCCGTGCCCCTGCTGTAAAGTCCCCATTctgacctcctctccctcctgttAGAATGGTCTCAGGGTTTAGCCATGAGGCCTCTCAGAGGTCGGCCTGAACATTCCCCATAATGTCCCTCCTTCCTGCTACAAAAGAAAAAGCCCTCAAGGTCCCTTAATACCCACTGGGAATCCCTGCTAAGTATCCTGGGGTCCTGCTGTGTCTTCAGGGACCATTTACAGCATCTGTTGGCTGTCTCCTGTCTTATCCCCAGGGTCCTATGCTCTAATGATCCCTGCCTAcacctcccccctttttttcttttggggggtgtGGCACGCACCGTGCAGCTtgaagggattgaacctgggccacgacagtgaaagcaccgagtcctaaccactggaccaccagggaagtccctccgcCTATGCCCTTTAGATCCCCTGGGGGCCTACTATCATGTCCTCAGGGGCCCATCATAAAGCAATAGAAAGCCCCAGCAGGACAATTACTAATGTGCAGGGCCCAGTGATAAATGAAAACGTGGGGCCCTTCGTTCCGACTTCAAAACTAACCAAGCGCGGGTCCCTTTGGAACAACTGCTTGAACAGCGTGGAGCGCTCACCCATGAAGCCGCCTTGGTCCCTGGGGACTGCCCCTGGCAGCTCCAAGCTTTCTCCCTGAATCACCACCTTAACATCCGCCCCTCCTCTCTGCACCTGCACTGTAGTGCCCCCTACTGACCCCAGGAAGCAATCACACCTGAGTTCAAGACCAAATCCTGCCTCTTCCAGGtgggcttctctgagcctcagtttctttatctgtgaaatgggataataatCGTACCTACTTTGGTAGAGAGGCTTTAACGACTCACAGGTTTGGCACAAGGCACATAGTAGAGCATAGTAATAACCTCTTCCCCATACTGCCCCCCACCTCAGGATGCTGTTAAGGTCCCCAGTGGTGCACTTGATGGTAGGCTCGCAGACACCAGGCCCTGGATCTGTCTTGCTCACTCTTGCATCCCCAGGGGCCAGCACAGGAAACATTAGCAGAATGAATGAAGCCAACAATGAATGACCCTGGGCTGGTTTAATATGTCCCTATAACTTTTCTAGAACGGCCTTGGTATCCTGTTAGAGTGTTCTAGCAGAATCTATATTCACCCCTGAAACAATCCGTGGGTCTGGGAGCTGGGACTTCCTATAATGTGAGACCCCAGGGTTTCCCCTTGATGCGCTCAGGGCAGTGTTAAAATATAGCAGCAGGGCTGCTCAAACATATGAACCTGCTCCGATCCCCTTTCCCTAGACTCCACTCACAGACCTCAGGGCCAGTTAAATGAATCCTGGTGCCCGCTCCACACATAATACTCACGCGCCAGCTCTCATACAACCTGGGTGTCGCAACCGCCAACAGAACCTGCTACAAGACCCTGAGGTCCCACTACAATCCATCATTACTACGTCCTGCTGTAATACCGCAGGGGGCTGCAGTGACGCTCGCCAGTATGACTACAGTAGAACAATCCTGTGGTCTGCTGTGACAGATGTGAGGCCATGATACATTATGATATAACCAATATCTGCCCTGTTTTCATGTAACAGGCCTGACACCCGCTGTCATCATAAGCCAGGACCCTGCTATGAAACTGCGCTTGGAGCTAATTTCCCTGCAAAATGGCCACTGGGGCCTCCTGTAAGAGGCATACGATAGAATATTCCAGAAGCATGCTAAAATAGTCTCAAGATCCCATGACAAACCACTAGGATTTGCTATAGTAGACCCAGGGTTCCACAACCATTTAATACCTCTGGGGCTACCTGCCAAAGACTCTTGTCCTTGGGCCTGTCCAAAGGGACTCAGGGCCTGCTACACCAAGACATCACTGGGCTTTGTTCTAACAATAGGCTCAGGAATGCGACATAATCACTTCCCTAAGAAGTATCACTTACTGGAACTAGTTCTACCGCAAACAACACAGGTGAGCATATTTCATCCTCCCAGTGGGGCAGGGAGGCAagattttacagattaggaaactgaagctctgtgGTTCTCGGGGGAGTCAAGCCCAAGgtcccaaggtcatgcagctaatGACAGCAGGGCTAGAATCTGGAACAGAGCCCGCAGGCTTAATGCTTACATTTGGAGATTTCTCAGCATGTTCACTGCTTCCGGTTACTCCATGCCTTGAGACCTAGTGTAAACAGATAGGTTAGGGGGTCCCCGGAAAAAAAGAACCAGGagtggctttcttgacataagagaagccattctGGCTTAAGCcgttttgtgatctaagcctggctgcaatgcttgcccttgaacaggtctcagtaatccTTGATCTTAAGGGAAGTTagggaacaaagagaaaaggaaaagcagtcaaagaAACAATAGTTCAACAATAATCAGAGTCCtaattcctcctcaagggatgtaCAGAACAGTCTGATACAGTTTTTGAGCTCttcaggaactaaggcccccagcCAGGTGAAGGACAGAAAAATgttgaccctcctgacttcaatcaactaaagcttggaccctggcgacctttgccccaattctgtgctgaattctctgctccagccccctcatgaatatgcatgtcgtcttagcttaaaacttccccaattttgctgttggAGAggcactgctttgggaaagatccccggtgttctccttacttgccgCAGGTAATAAATCCTTCGTTCTCCTGATGTTTCGCTCTGTGTGTCTTTTGActcgacacccaccaagaggtgaacccagtttttGGGTAACACTAGGAGTCCAGCCTGGCCTGTGAGAACGTGAGGATTTAACTTTAAATGGACTCACTCCGGGAGttacctggcggtccagtggctaggacacCGCGCTCTCACTgtcaagggcctgggtttgatccctggtcagggaatggtgcagccaaaactaaacaaacaaataaataaataaattcactcaACTAAACATGTTTGGAGCACCTACAATCTGTTCCAGGCGCTGGGGCTGCAGAGATTCCGTGTCTTCTTGGAGTTTGTATTCCAGGGGTCAACAGGTAAACAAATAAACGTGCCATATCATACAGGATTTGTACAGCAAATATGCCATAAACGGGTTTTCCTGTCTATGTAAGACATTCAAGCAGGGAAGGGAGATTGGGAGGGTTGGAGGTTCTCCAAGTGGAAAGAGGTTGGTGAGAATTAGAGATTAAGGGATGAGGGAGGGAGCCAGGTGGAAGCCTGGTGTTAGAGGTTCCTCGGGGCAGAGGgcgcagccagtgcaaaggcagGAGGGCGCAAGTCAGGGGTGCAGGCAGAGTGAGGATGGGGGCAGGCAGGTAGGCAGAGGGGAAGCTCTGAGGCTGTGACCTGGGCCTAGGAGTTGAATCTCTAGCTGTCACAGTTCTCTAAGAAAGGCAGGTAAAGTCCTCTCCCACTCATCAGGCCAGAGAACTGGTACAGCCCGGGGAGCCTTCTCCTTGGAGTTTGTGAGCTgacccaccaggaagcctgtcgGGTGTCCCCACCAGGCACATGTTCACCGACACTAGGTAGCCTGATGATGGGGTGCCGAGGAGACGCCCAGGAACCCGCCGCGTGGGAGGAAGCAGGGGAGCTGGGCTGTTGTTTTTGTAAACACGGCGGCCCCACCCCAAACGGAAACACCTGTGGGTGTGGGCTCCTGGAGTGGCCTCAGATCCCCCGCTGGGTCTCTGTTCCCTCTCCGCAGCTCTGTCCCCCCGCCCCTGGGTCCCAGTCCCCCTCCTCAGGGTCTCTATCCCTCCAGCACTGGGTGGGGCAGGCGTGCAGGCTGAACCTCAGGGCGGTGCCCCCCTCTGACCCGtccctgccccttcctgccctcTTTGACGCGGCCCCCGCTTCCTCTGGCAGGAACCCCCGCCCTCGCCGGGCCTGGGTAAAAAGGAGCCCCCGGGCCGGTCCAGAGGCCAAATCCTGGGAGGCAGCAGCGGCGGCTCCTCTCTCCTCACGGCCCTGTCTCCCAACCCTTGTACCAGTGTGTGCCTCAGTCCCTGGTACAGGCATGGGGGTCAGGGACCTGGGGACCCAGCAGCGCCAGGCCCCCAGGGGTGAAGGCAGCGGGGCGACTCCGGCACTTCCCTTCTGCCTATGCCTCCATCTCTGCCCAGCTGTGGCTCTGGTGAGGGTCTCTGCTTCAGATCCCCAAGTCCCTGGGTCCCTCTCTGTGGTGTTTCTCATTCTGTCCGCACCTGCCACCCACCCCACGCGTGCCTCTTTGTCATGTTCTCCAggcccatctctgcctctggaaTCTGAGTCTGTCCCTGGGCTGTGGTTTCTGTCCGTTTGGTGTTCAGCTGAGGGCTCTGTCCCAAATCTCTCTCCTGATCTCTGTATCTGACACTCAagttccctcttcctttccccatttttctctgcttctaaCAGAAAGCCTTCCTGCCATTACCAGCTGTTAAGCTCTCTCCATCTCCCAGGTTTTTTCCCTGACAGTCAAGGTCACCATGTCCTGCCCTGTCAGAAATCCCTTCCCCTTCATTTGCCTGGCTCTGTCCCCTTTCTCCCCATCTCCAATTTCTCTCCTCACCCAAGGCCACCCCACTTGGTCTGTCCCAGATCAGTCCCACCTCCACGGACTTCCTATCCATTTCTGAGCAGCCTGCAGCCCCGCACTGCTGGCTGGCCTTACTAAGCGACTTATCTTAAAGGCTAATTTCCTTACTTGCATTCCTAGGCAAAGAAAATGTCCATAATCTGACACGTGGAGCTCAGCTACTCCTTGGGGGACCCCAGGCAGAGAACTTGCCCCCTTAGATGAGTTTGCTTATCTGCAAACAGGCATGGTGTCCACCTAGGAGGGGACTGTGGAGCATGCAGGAGGGCGGGTGCCTCGCTTCCCTGCCCCACTCCTTCCCTGTCAGGGTACAGTCCCAGGTTGAAGTCAAGACCCTCATAGTTCCGAACCGCGCAGCTGTGTACTCCTCAAGCACACCCAACACATGCTGACCCCCAGCAAAGCCCAGAGGGCCACTACTTCTTCCTTACCGTCCCCTCGGAGGCCAGAAAGGGCCCAGAGTCTAGAGAACCCAGGAACCTCCACCCTCACTCACTTCCTCCCCAGAGACTTGCAGGGGGAGCTCAACACCAAGTAGAAGGCATTAGGTACTCCGACACCAAAAGACCAGAGAGGGGCAGCATCTTGCTACAGGTTGTCTTCACCCAGAGACGAGAGGGCAGGAAGCAGGATTTGGTCCCCATCCTTATGCCCCCAGAGAATGAAAAACAGCCCCATCTTTCACATCAACCCCACTTAATTCCCAGGGACACGCCCTCCCTCTGATAAGGGCATGGATACAGAACCTGGCCCGTGACTgggaaaataacttttattttgtttggggcagtgggcaggggtCTGGTCTCAGAACTTCTGGAACTGCTTCTTGGTGCCGGCAGCCTTGGTGACCTTGAGCACGTTGAAGCGCACCGTCTTGCTCAGGGGCCGGCACTCGCCCACTGTGACAATGTCACCAATCTGGACGTCCCTGTGGGGGTGAGCAGCACCATGTCAGAGGGACTCTGCCCCAAGCAGGCCCTAAAGGTGCCTGACTGTCTCCAGGTGGAGACCTGTCACCTTTGGCTCCTCCAAACCCCAACCAAGCTGCTATTTCCAGTTCCATCTGCACTGCACGCCGCCCTGTCGTTATTTAATGAGCAATAACTATGAAAGGCGCCAAGCTCAATGCCATGCAGAGAATGCTCCTACCCTTCCAGGACAGAAGACCTCCAACTAGCACCTCCATTTTGCAGAGAACGGGAGGCTCCCAAAGATGGTGATACAGGGTCCCCTCACTaaccgcccccgcccccaacaGCTGACTACCTTCACACGGCAGCCAGGGCGTCCTGTTAACGGCCAAAGCACATCCCAAGCCACCCAGATTCTTGTGCAGcccacctcctcctctctgcctggGAGGGCAGCTCAGTGGGGCTACCTGGGGCCACCGTGCTCACCTGAAGCAGGGGGAAAGGTGCACAGACATGTTCTTGTGGCGCTTCTCAAAGCGGTTGTACTTCCGGATGTAGTGCAGGTAGTCTCGGCGGATGACAATGGTCCTCTGCATCTTCATTTTGGTCACCACACCTGGCGGGAAGGGGCAGATCCCAGGTCAGGCCCCATACGGAAGGGAGCCATGGGCAGCCCAGGGCATGCTGGGAATCGGGGGCCGCTGAGCAGGGTTCCCAAGAAGCCCTGCTCCTGGCATCAGCTGTGCCAACTGCTTTCTCAGCAGTGCCTGCGGTGGGCATCTGAAGACCATCGTGAAAATAACAGACATCATCTGCCAGTGCCCGCCATAACCAGGAGTCTGCCAACCCCTTCCTCACCCAGGACCCCGGGGTCTCAGcgtccccagcccctcctccctcagacccggGAATCTGAACCCAAGCCCCCAGAGGTCCTCACTTACCAGACAGGATTCGCCCTCGGATGGAGACATTACCAGTAAAAGGGCATTTCTTGTCAATGTAGGTGCCCTCGATGGCCTGAAGGGATAAGGAGGATTAGCGAGCCCTAAATGGTAGTTCCTGAAAAGAACAGGGGTGTGGCCTCCCTGTAGACACAAAACTACGTTTCCCAGCAGCCCCAGCAACAGCCACTCAGATGCGGATAGGGCAACTCAGTTTGGGCACACGTGCAGGGAAACAGggatcttcttctttcttctgaggGTCCCCGTACCTCCTTCGGTGTCTTGAAGCCCAAACCAATGTTCTTGTAGTATCGCGGGAGCTTCTCCTTGCCAGTTTCTCCAAGCAGAACCCTCTTCTTATTTTGAAAGATGGTCGGCTGCTTTTGGTACGCACGCTCAGTCTACAGGGATGAGGTGGAAGCTGGTAAGCTTGCAGCAGGCAGCAACCTGGTCTGGAAAGCTTCACAAACCCCCCAGATCTCATCCTCTGCAGTATTTAACTCCCCAAACGCTGCACTCACCCAAATTTACCCCTAACCCAGACTCAACTCTAAACCCGAGGTTACGTCGGTATTTACGGTCTAAAACACCTTCCACCGCCTGCAGAATTCACCCCTTAAAACCCAAAGATACAGAACCATCCCTCTAACACCCTGGACACCCTTCAGCAAGAATTATTCTCCAAGACACAAAGATACCCACCCAGGAGTCACTCCTTAT
Coding sequences within it:
- the RPS11 gene encoding small ribosomal subunit protein uS17, whose product is MADIQTERAYQKQPTIFQNKKRVLLGETGKEKLPRYYKNIGLGFKTPKEAIEGTYIDKKCPFTGNVSIRGRILSGVVTKMKMQRTIVIRRDYLHYIRKYNRFEKRHKNMSVHLSPCFRDVQIGDIVTVGECRPLSKTVRFNVLKVTKAAGTKKQFQKF